In Alkalihalobacillus sp. FSL W8-0930, a single window of DNA contains:
- the hemW gene encoding radical SAM family heme chaperone HemW, translating to MSQQAIYVHIPFCEHICHYCDFNKVFLKNQPVQTYLEALLDEMKKAQREHQVDTIRTIYIGGGTPTALTAKQLSFLVKGMKEIFPLENVEEWTVEVNPDSAEKEKLQALFNEGVNRLSIGVQTFDPHLLEAIGRTHRADSVYEAVKTAREVGFENLSIDLMFGLPHQTPESFRETLEQATTLDVEHISAYSLKIEEKTVFFNRQRKGSLHLPPEEHEVEMYHDLRAITHAAGYTHYEISNFSKPGHESKHNLVYWDNSSYFGFGAGASGYIEGVRYQNIGPVNQYIDAVEADKLPRLNTHVVTKVEQLEEAMFLGLRKRDGVHPDTFYAQYGLRFEEVYEKQISENLQKGLLEYKEGALRLTDEGLLLGNEVFESFLAVLDEENLV from the coding sequence ATGAGTCAACAAGCCATCTATGTCCACATTCCTTTTTGCGAGCATATTTGTCATTACTGTGATTTTAATAAAGTGTTTTTAAAGAATCAGCCTGTTCAAACGTACCTGGAGGCTCTTTTAGATGAAATGAAAAAGGCTCAACGGGAACATCAGGTAGACACTATACGAACCATTTACATCGGTGGAGGCACACCAACCGCGCTGACTGCCAAACAGCTCTCGTTCCTTGTCAAAGGGATGAAAGAGATTTTTCCTCTTGAGAATGTAGAAGAGTGGACGGTGGAAGTGAATCCAGATAGTGCGGAAAAGGAAAAGCTTCAAGCGTTGTTTAATGAAGGTGTGAACCGGTTAAGTATAGGTGTTCAAACGTTTGATCCACACTTACTCGAAGCGATTGGACGAACGCACCGAGCTGACAGTGTGTACGAAGCGGTCAAGACAGCAAGAGAGGTTGGATTTGAAAACCTATCGATTGACCTGATGTTTGGATTGCCACATCAAACCCCTGAATCATTTAGAGAAACACTGGAGCAAGCGACCACTTTAGATGTTGAACATATCTCAGCTTACTCTTTAAAGATTGAAGAAAAAACCGTGTTCTTTAATCGTCAGCGTAAAGGCTCATTGCACTTGCCGCCAGAGGAGCATGAGGTCGAAATGTATCACGACCTTCGTGCGATAACACATGCGGCGGGTTACACTCATTATGAAATTAGTAACTTCTCAAAACCAGGGCACGAAAGTAAGCACAATCTTGTTTATTGGGACAATTCGTCTTATTTTGGTTTTGGAGCAGGTGCGTCTGGTTATATAGAGGGTGTGAGATATCAAAACATTGGTCCTGTGAACCAATACATTGATGCAGTGGAAGCAGACAAGCTACCCAGGTTGAATACTCATGTGGTAACAAAGGTAGAGCAACTCGAGGAAGCAATGTTTTTAGGGTTACGCAAAAGAGATGGAGTACATCCTGATACTTTCTATGCTCAATATGGATTGCGATTTGAAGAAGTATATGAGAAGCAAATTTCAGAGAATCTTCAAAAAGGCCTTCTGGAATACAAAGAAGGAGCGCTCCGACTTACGGATGAAGGACTCCTTTTAGGCAACGAAGTTTTCGAGTCGTTTTTAGCTGTTTTGGATGAGGAAAACCTCGTTTGA
- the hrcA gene encoding heat-inducible transcriptional repressor HrcA has protein sequence MLTERQLSILSAIVDEYIRSAEPVGSRSISKRQDISFSPATIRNDMSDLEELGFLEKPHSSAGRIPSQKGYRFYVDHLLMPHRLTVKEKESIHTVFSSQAQELEEMFRQSARILSEMTSYISIVLGPEMEDARLRNVQIVPLSSEKAILILVSTTGHVENQMLHLSERIDPSDLERLVNIMNQRLMGIPLYKLQSAIQTEMAQVMREHVKAYDSLLESLQLSLSMERPHKVFYSGKTNILNQPEFRDVDKVRLLFNFLEEDQSMHQLLRTQNTGLQVKIGHENQLEAFDDCSMITADYSIGNQHVGTIGIIGPTRMEYHRAIKVVDYLSKDLTRLLTKLYQ, from the coding sequence ATGCTGACAGAAAGACAATTGTCCATTTTGAGTGCGATAGTTGATGAATATATTCGTTCTGCGGAGCCAGTTGGTTCTCGTAGCATCTCAAAGCGTCAAGATATTTCGTTTAGTCCTGCTACGATTAGGAATGATATGTCTGATTTAGAAGAGCTTGGTTTTCTTGAAAAGCCACATAGCTCAGCTGGGCGAATTCCTTCACAAAAGGGCTACCGCTTCTATGTTGATCACTTGTTAATGCCTCACCGGCTAACAGTGAAAGAAAAAGAAAGTATTCATACAGTCTTTTCATCTCAGGCTCAAGAGCTTGAAGAGATGTTTAGACAGTCTGCGCGTATTCTTTCAGAAATGACAAGTTATATTTCAATTGTGCTTGGTCCAGAAATGGAAGATGCAAGATTACGTAATGTGCAAATTGTGCCTTTGTCTTCTGAAAAGGCGATCTTAATTCTCGTTAGCACTACTGGTCATGTTGAGAACCAAATGCTTCATCTTTCTGAAAGAATTGATCCATCAGATTTGGAACGCTTGGTTAATATCATGAATCAACGACTTATGGGAATTCCACTTTACAAACTTCAGTCTGCTATTCAAACTGAAATGGCACAAGTCATGCGTGAACACGTAAAGGCTTATGACTCATTGCTTGAAAGTTTGCAGCTTTCCCTTTCGATGGAACGCCCACATAAGGTGTTTTATAGCGGGAAAACAAACATTTTGAACCAGCCTGAGTTTAGGGATGTAGATAAAGTTCGTTTGCTCTTTAATTTCTTAGAAGAAGATCAGAGCATGCATCAGCTCCTTCGAACACAGAATACTGGGCTACAAGTGAAAATTGGCCATGAAAATCAGCTTGAAGCATTTGATGATTGCAGTATGATTACGGCTGATTATTCAATTGGCAACCAACATGTTGGTACAATTGGGATTATTGGTCCCACTCGGATGGAATATCATCGGGCCATCAAGGTTGTTGATTACCTTTCAAAAGATTTAACAAGGTTATTGACAAAGCTGTATCAATAA
- the grpE gene encoding nucleotide exchange factor GrpE, whose translation MSNENKQQHEQEQEEAEQKEQDQEQEMADVMEGQVIEEQDEADEESAEAAHQAKIADLNNRLLRVQADYDNFRRRSREEKEAAAKYRAQGFIEELLPALDNFERALSVKPEGEEAKSLAQGLNMVYNQLQEALKKEGVTAIETVGQPFDPHLHQAVMQVEEEGFESNQVVEELQKGYKLKDRVLRPSMVKVNA comes from the coding sequence GTGAGTAATGAAAACAAACAACAACATGAGCAAGAACAAGAAGAAGCTGAACAAAAAGAGCAAGATCAAGAGCAAGAAATGGCTGATGTGATGGAAGGGCAAGTCATTGAAGAGCAGGATGAAGCAGACGAAGAATCTGCGGAAGCAGCTCATCAAGCAAAAATTGCTGATCTAAACAACCGTTTATTGCGAGTACAAGCTGATTATGATAACTTCCGTAGACGTTCTCGTGAGGAGAAGGAAGCGGCTGCTAAATATAGAGCGCAGGGCTTTATTGAAGAATTGCTTCCTGCTTTAGATAATTTCGAGCGCGCCCTTTCTGTTAAGCCAGAGGGTGAGGAAGCAAAATCACTAGCTCAAGGGTTAAATATGGTTTACAACCAGCTTCAAGAAGCGCTTAAAAAAGAAGGCGTAACGGCTATCGAAACAGTTGGTCAACCGTTTGATCCTCATCTACATCAAGCAGTCATGCAAGTAGAAGAGGAAGGGTTTGAATCAAATCAAGTCGTTGAAGAGCTTCAAAAAGGCTATAAGCTAAAGGATCGTGTATTACGTCCTTCAATGGTAAAAGTAAACGCCTAA
- the dnaK gene encoding molecular chaperone DnaK, whose amino-acid sequence MSKIIGIDLGTTNSCVAVMEGGEATVIPNPEGNRTTPSVIAFKDGERLVGEVAKRQAVTNPNTVISIKRHMGTDYKETIEGTEFTPQELSAIILQKLKSDAEAYLGETVTNAVITVPAYFNDSQRQATKDAGKIAGLQVDRIVNEPTAAALAYGLEKEEDQTILVYDLGGGTFDVSILELGDGFFEVKATSGDNKLGGDDFDEVIINYLVEQFKKDNGIDLSQDKMAIQRLKDAAEKAKKDLSGVTQTQISLPFITADSTGPKHLEISLSRAKFEEISSDLVERTLAPTRRAMQDAGLSASEIDKIVLVGGSTRIPAVQEAIKQLTGKDPHKGVNPDEVVALGAAIQAGVLTGDVKDVVLLDVTPLSLGIETMGGVFTKLIDRNTTIPTSKSQVFSTAADNQPSVDIHVLQGEREMAAHNKTLGRFQLADIPPAPRGVPQIEVAFDIDANGIVNVKAKDLGTNKEQSITITSSSGLSDEEVEQMVKDAEANAEEDKKRREEVELRNEADQLVFSTDKTLKDLGDNVEQEEKEKAEAAKEKLKAAIEADNLEEIRTAKDELQEIVMALTTKMYEQAAQAAQANQEGGAENAQDDSVVDAEYEEVQDEDQDKKDK is encoded by the coding sequence ATGAGTAAGATTATTGGAATTGACTTAGGAACAACGAATTCATGTGTTGCAGTAATGGAAGGTGGGGAAGCAACAGTCATCCCTAACCCAGAAGGTAACCGCACAACACCATCAGTTATCGCTTTTAAAGATGGTGAGCGTCTAGTAGGGGAAGTTGCAAAGCGTCAAGCAGTGACAAACCCTAACACAGTTATTTCGATTAAGCGTCACATGGGAACAGACTATAAAGAGACAATTGAAGGAACTGAGTTCACACCTCAAGAGCTTTCAGCTATTATTCTTCAAAAGCTTAAATCAGACGCAGAAGCGTACCTAGGTGAGACAGTTACAAACGCTGTTATCACAGTGCCTGCATACTTTAATGACTCTCAACGTCAAGCAACAAAAGATGCTGGTAAAATCGCTGGTCTTCAAGTAGATCGTATTGTCAACGAGCCAACAGCAGCTGCACTTGCTTACGGACTTGAAAAAGAAGAAGACCAAACAATCCTTGTTTATGACTTAGGTGGCGGTACGTTTGACGTATCTATTCTTGAACTAGGTGACGGATTCTTCGAAGTTAAAGCAACATCTGGTGACAACAAGCTTGGTGGAGATGACTTTGATGAAGTGATCATTAACTACCTTGTAGAACAATTCAAAAAAGACAATGGCATTGACCTTTCACAAGATAAGATGGCGATACAACGTTTGAAAGATGCTGCTGAAAAAGCGAAAAAGGATCTTTCTGGTGTAACACAAACTCAAATTTCACTTCCATTTATCACAGCTGATTCTACAGGTCCTAAGCACCTTGAAATCTCACTAAGCCGTGCTAAATTTGAAGAGATCTCTTCTGATCTTGTAGAACGTACACTTGCGCCAACACGCCGTGCGATGCAAGATGCAGGTCTTTCTGCAAGTGAAATTGATAAAATTGTTCTAGTTGGTGGATCAACTCGTATTCCTGCTGTGCAAGAAGCAATCAAACAACTTACTGGTAAAGACCCTCATAAAGGTGTAAACCCGGATGAAGTAGTAGCACTTGGAGCAGCGATTCAAGCTGGTGTCTTAACTGGAGACGTTAAAGATGTTGTTCTTCTTGACGTAACACCACTTTCACTTGGTATTGAAACAATGGGCGGAGTGTTCACGAAGTTAATCGATCGTAACACGACAATCCCTACATCAAAATCACAAGTGTTCTCTACAGCTGCTGATAATCAACCATCTGTTGATATCCATGTATTACAAGGTGAGCGCGAAATGGCTGCTCATAACAAAACGCTAGGTCGCTTCCAATTAGCGGACATCCCACCAGCACCACGTGGAGTTCCACAAATCGAAGTTGCTTTTGATATTGATGCCAATGGTATCGTAAATGTAAAAGCAAAAGATCTAGGAACAAATAAAGAGCAATCAATTACAATCACATCTTCTTCAGGTTTATCAGATGAAGAAGTAGAACAAATGGTTAAAGATGCTGAGGCAAATGCTGAAGAAGACAAAAAACGTCGTGAAGAAGTAGAACTTCGTAACGAAGCAGATCAGCTTGTATTCTCTACAGACAAAACGCTTAAAGATTTAGGCGATAATGTTGAGCAAGAAGAGAAGGAAAAAGCAGAAGCTGCAAAAGAGAAGCTTAAAGCGGCAATCGAAGCAGATAATCTTGAAGAGATCCGCACAGCGAAAGACGAGCTTCAAGAAATTGTTATGGCTCTAACAACAAAAATGTACGAGCAAGCGGCTCAAGCAGCACAAGCTAATCAAGAGGGCGGAGCAGAAAATGCCCAAGACGATTCAGTTGTAGATGCTGAGTACGAAGAAGTACAAGACGAAGATCAAGACAAAAAAGATAAGTAA
- the dnaJ gene encoding molecular chaperone DnaJ: MSKRDYYEVLGVDKNASVDEVKKAYRKLARTYHPDVNKADDAEAKFKEVKEAYDVLSDPQQKSQYDQFGHTDPNQGFGGGAGGDFGGFNDIFDMFFGGGGGGRRNPNGPRQGADLQYTMTLEFKEAVFGKDTEIEIPREENCNTCSGSGAKPGTKPETCSHCGGSGQLNVEQNTPFGRVVNRRVCNHCEGTGKTIKDKCSTCGGKGKVRKRKKINVKVPAGIDHGQQMRVSGQGEPGTNGGPAGDLYVVFNVKPHEFFERDGEDIHCEMPLTFTQVALGDEIEVPTLNGKIKLKIPAGTQTGTNFRLRGKGVPNVHGRGQGDQHVIVRVVTPKNLSEKEKDIMREFAETNGSHTIEEQDSFFSKVKRAFKGE; encoded by the coding sequence GTGAGTAAACGAGATTACTATGAAGTACTCGGAGTAGATAAAAATGCTTCTGTTGATGAGGTTAAAAAAGCCTATAGAAAGCTAGCACGTACCTATCATCCAGACGTGAATAAAGCAGATGATGCTGAAGCGAAATTTAAAGAAGTAAAAGAAGCCTATGATGTATTAAGTGATCCGCAGCAGAAATCTCAATATGATCAATTTGGACATACAGATCCGAACCAAGGTTTTGGTGGTGGAGCTGGAGGAGATTTCGGCGGTTTTAACGATATTTTTGATATGTTCTTCGGTGGTGGAGGCGGTGGCAGACGTAATCCAAACGGCCCTCGTCAAGGTGCAGACCTTCAGTACACAATGACTCTAGAGTTCAAAGAAGCTGTCTTCGGTAAAGACACGGAAATTGAAATTCCACGTGAAGAAAACTGTAATACATGTTCTGGTTCAGGGGCGAAGCCTGGAACGAAGCCTGAGACATGTTCACACTGTGGTGGATCTGGTCAATTAAATGTAGAACAGAATACACCATTCGGTCGTGTTGTGAACCGCAGAGTGTGTAACCACTGTGAAGGTACAGGTAAAACCATTAAAGATAAGTGTTCTACTTGTGGCGGTAAAGGAAAAGTGCGTAAGCGTAAGAAGATCAATGTGAAAGTCCCGGCAGGAATTGATCATGGTCAACAAATGCGTGTATCTGGACAAGGGGAACCAGGCACGAATGGTGGTCCAGCTGGAGATCTATATGTTGTATTCAACGTTAAGCCGCATGAATTTTTCGAGCGTGATGGGGAAGACATTCATTGTGAAATGCCTCTTACATTTACACAGGTAGCTTTAGGTGATGAAATTGAGGTGCCAACGTTAAATGGGAAAATCAAGCTGAAGATCCCTGCAGGTACTCAAACTGGAACAAACTTTAGACTACGTGGTAAAGGTGTGCCGAATGTACATGGTCGTGGACAAGGAGATCAGCATGTGATTGTCCGCGTAGTGACGCCGAAAAACCTAAGTGAGAAAGAGAAAGATATCATGAGAGAGTTTGCGGAAACAAACGGTAGTCATACCATTGAAGAACAGGATTCATTCTTTTCTAAAGTGAAACGAGCATTTAAAGGCGAATAA
- the prmA gene encoding 50S ribosomal protein L11 methyltransferase: MKWAEFSIHTTQAAVEPVCHILHQSGASGVVIEDPSDLVKDWDLEFGKVYELSPDDYPEEGVIVKAYFPVNSFLNETIEETKGEINGLTAHQIDLGKNKVTVSEVDEEDWATAWKKYYHPIKVSNQITIIPTWEEYTPNEGEMIIELDPGMAFGTGTHPTTILSIQAIEKTITAGDRVLDVGTGSGVLAIAAAKLAAEKVDAYDLDDVAVTSAIGNVELNQATSIIDVKQNDLVKGVEPESYDLVVANILAEIITSFTDDVFSILRPGGTYVTSGIIQRKKQDVKDALTASGFLITEITEMEDWVAMTAIKPEDSK, translated from the coding sequence TTGAAATGGGCAGAGTTCAGCATTCATACAACACAAGCGGCAGTAGAACCGGTATGTCATATCCTTCACCAATCAGGTGCAAGTGGAGTTGTCATTGAGGATCCAAGCGATTTAGTGAAAGATTGGGATTTAGAGTTTGGAAAGGTGTATGAGCTTTCACCAGATGATTATCCTGAAGAAGGAGTGATCGTTAAAGCTTATTTCCCTGTGAATAGCTTTCTAAATGAAACAATCGAAGAGACAAAAGGTGAGATTAACGGCCTAACTGCTCATCAGATTGACCTTGGTAAAAACAAGGTTACCGTATCTGAGGTGGATGAAGAGGATTGGGCTACTGCCTGGAAAAAGTATTATCATCCCATAAAAGTTTCTAATCAGATTACCATTATCCCGACATGGGAAGAATATACGCCAAATGAAGGTGAAATGATTATTGAGCTTGATCCGGGAATGGCGTTTGGAACAGGAACCCATCCAACAACCATTCTGTCAATTCAAGCGATCGAAAAAACAATCACTGCTGGAGACCGTGTCTTAGATGTAGGCACGGGCTCTGGTGTGCTTGCTATTGCTGCGGCAAAGCTTGCAGCTGAAAAAGTAGATGCTTACGATTTAGATGATGTAGCAGTTACAAGCGCGATTGGTAATGTAGAACTAAATCAAGCGACCTCTATCATTGATGTGAAGCAAAACGACTTAGTAAAAGGTGTGGAGCCTGAGTCATATGACTTAGTCGTCGCAAATATTTTAGCTGAAATCATTACTTCGTTTACAGATGATGTTTTTTCCATTCTACGTCCAGGTGGCACATACGTAACATCAGGTATCATTCAACGTAAAAAACAAGATGTAAAAGATGCATTAACTGCTTCTGGATTTCTGATTACTGAAATCACTGAGATGGAAGATTGGGTAGCAATGACAGCTATCAAACCAGAGGATTCTAAGTAA
- a CDS encoding 16S rRNA (uracil(1498)-N(3))-methyltransferase: MQRYFVENEQMSDKRVTIGRDDAAHITKVMRMQPGDLIVCINQDKRAVSCELETVAMTEVTALIKEELQTNTELPISVTIAQGLPKGDKLDLIVQKGTELGAVGFLPFSAARSIVKWDAKKGAKKQERLEKIAKESAEQSYRLIVPTIHSSSSIKQLAELINTFTACVVLAEEEAKANETQAFAAQLQGLNPGDSLLLIIGPEGGITKEEQLEFERAGAKACGLGPRILRTETASLAALAAISYHYELMR, translated from the coding sequence ATGCAACGGTACTTTGTAGAAAATGAGCAAATGTCGGACAAGCGTGTCACAATTGGTAGGGATGATGCAGCTCATATTACAAAAGTAATGCGTATGCAACCAGGGGATTTGATTGTTTGTATTAACCAAGATAAACGAGCTGTTTCATGTGAGCTGGAAACCGTTGCAATGACTGAAGTGACAGCTCTGATTAAAGAGGAGCTTCAAACAAATACAGAGCTTCCTATTTCGGTTACGATTGCTCAAGGCCTACCTAAAGGGGATAAGCTTGATCTCATTGTGCAAAAAGGGACGGAGCTTGGGGCAGTGGGATTTTTGCCTTTTTCTGCAGCTCGTTCGATTGTGAAATGGGACGCTAAGAAGGGTGCAAAGAAACAGGAGCGGTTGGAGAAAATTGCAAAAGAATCAGCTGAACAATCCTATCGATTAATCGTTCCAACGATACATTCTAGCTCTTCAATAAAACAACTGGCGGAATTGATTAACACATTTACAGCATGCGTTGTGTTGGCAGAAGAAGAGGCAAAGGCTAATGAAACTCAAGCTTTTGCAGCCCAGCTACAAGGACTGAATCCAGGTGATTCTTTGTTATTGATTATTGGTCCAGAAGGCGGAATAACAAAAGAAGAACAACTGGAATTTGAGCGTGCGGGTGCCAAAGCCTGTGGACTAGGACCCAGAATATTACGTACGGAAACAGCATCGCTTGCAGCGCTCGCAGCGATTTCGTACCATTATGAATTAATGAGGTGA
- the mtaB gene encoding tRNA (N(6)-L-threonylcarbamoyladenosine(37)-C(2))-methylthiotransferase MtaB, with protein MATVAFHTLGCKVNHYETEAIWQLFKSENYEKVEFEQASDVYVINTCTVTNTGDKKSRQVIRRAIRKNPDAVICVTGCYAQTSPAEIMAIPGVDIVVGTQDRTKMISYIEQFKQERTPINGVGNIMKSRVYEELDVPAFTDRTRASLKIQEGCNNFCTFCIIPWARGLMRSRQPEDVIKQATQLVEAGYKEIVLTGIHTGGYGEDLKDYSLARLLKDLENVQGLKRIRISSIEASQLTDEVIAVINDSEKVVRHLHIPLQSGSDTVLKRMRRKYTMSFFAERLDRLKEALPGLAVTSDVIVGFPGETEEEFQETYDFIAKHKFSELHVFPYSKRTGTPAARMDEQVDEAIKNERVHKLIQLSDQLAKEYASTFHDEVLEMIPEEVDQEHPDFLVGYTDNYLRVRVKLSEDFIGHIVKVKLTKPGYPVNDADFVRVMQDEETQQKVVNY; from the coding sequence ATGGCTACGGTCGCATTTCACACTTTAGGATGTAAAGTGAACCATTATGAAACAGAAGCGATTTGGCAATTATTTAAAAGTGAGAATTACGAAAAAGTAGAGTTTGAACAAGCTTCGGATGTTTATGTTATTAATACATGTACTGTAACAAATACAGGGGACAAGAAAAGTCGTCAGGTCATTCGTCGTGCCATTCGTAAGAATCCTGATGCGGTTATTTGTGTTACAGGCTGCTACGCCCAAACCTCACCAGCTGAGATTATGGCAATTCCGGGCGTTGATATTGTAGTTGGTACACAAGATCGTACGAAAATGATTAGTTACATCGAACAATTTAAGCAAGAACGTACACCAATTAATGGTGTTGGCAACATCATGAAATCTCGTGTATATGAAGAGTTAGATGTACCGGCTTTCACAGATCGTACAAGAGCTTCTTTAAAAATCCAAGAAGGCTGTAACAACTTCTGTACATTCTGCATTATTCCTTGGGCGCGAGGACTCATGAGATCAAGACAGCCAGAGGATGTCATCAAGCAAGCAACTCAGCTTGTTGAAGCTGGTTACAAAGAGATTGTCTTAACTGGTATTCATACAGGTGGCTATGGAGAGGACCTTAAAGACTACAGTTTAGCACGTCTATTAAAAGATCTTGAGAACGTACAAGGTCTGAAACGAATTCGTATTTCATCTATTGAAGCAAGTCAGCTGACAGATGAAGTAATCGCTGTTATTAATGATTCCGAGAAAGTAGTACGTCATCTGCATATTCCGCTACAATCGGGCTCTGACACTGTTCTAAAGAGAATGAGACGTAAGTACACAATGAGCTTCTTTGCAGAGCGATTGGATCGTCTAAAAGAAGCGTTGCCTGGTCTTGCGGTGACGTCTGATGTCATTGTTGGATTCCCTGGAGAAACGGAAGAAGAATTCCAGGAAACATATGACTTTATCGCAAAGCATAAATTTAGTGAGCTTCATGTCTTCCCATACTCTAAGCGTACAGGAACACCAGCTGCAAGAATGGACGAGCAAGTGGATGAGGCGATAAAGAATGAGCGTGTTCATAAGCTTATTCAATTATCTGATCAGCTTGCCAAGGAATATGCGTCTACATTCCACGATGAAGTGCTAGAAATGATTCCTGAGGAAGTAGATCAAGAACATCCTGACTTCTTAGTAGGCTACACAGATAATTATCTTCGTGTACGAGTGAAGCTAAGTGAAGATTTTATCGGGCATATTGTAAAAGTGAAGCTTACTAAGCCCGGTTACCCAGTTAATGACGCTGATTTTGTTCGTGTGATGCAAGATGAAGAAACCCAACAAAAAGTAGTGAACTATTAA
- the deoC gene encoding deoxyribose-phosphate aldolase: MTKQSLAALIDHTALKPDTSEEQIRTLCEEASTYQFASVCVNPTWVPLASDLLKGSDEVKVCTVIGFPLGANQTATKAFETTQAIKDGADEVDMVINIAALKAMNHTLVEEDIRAVVDAAKGQALVKVIIETCLLTDEEKKAACELAVKAGADFVKTSTGFSTGGATVADIELMRTTVGPEVGVKASGGVRSLEDAEQMIEAGATRIGASSGVAIMKGLQGESGY; encoded by the coding sequence ATGACTAAACAAAGTTTAGCTGCATTGATTGATCATACTGCCCTAAAGCCAGATACATCAGAAGAACAAATTCGTACTCTTTGCGAGGAAGCGAGTACGTACCAATTTGCTTCTGTTTGTGTAAACCCTACATGGGTCCCACTTGCATCAGATCTTTTAAAAGGGTCTGATGAGGTAAAGGTATGTACAGTTATAGGGTTCCCACTCGGTGCAAATCAAACAGCTACAAAAGCATTTGAGACCACTCAGGCCATTAAAGACGGTGCAGATGAAGTAGACATGGTTATCAATATTGCGGCGCTTAAAGCAATGAACCATACGCTTGTCGAGGAAGACATTCGTGCGGTTGTAGATGCAGCAAAAGGTCAAGCATTAGTAAAAGTAATTATTGAGACCTGTCTGTTAACAGATGAGGAGAAAAAAGCAGCATGTGAACTTGCAGTTAAAGCAGGTGCAGATTTCGTAAAAACCTCAACTGGATTTTCAACGGGTGGTGCAACGGTAGCGGATATTGAGTTAATGCGCACAACAGTTGGACCAGAAGTAGGAGTAAAAGCCTCTGGCGGAGTAAGAAGCTTAGAGGACGCCGAACAAATGATTGAGGCAGGTGCAACCCGTATTGGAGCAAGCTCGGGTGTAGCGATCATGAAAGGGTTACAAGGCGAATCAGGATATTAA
- a CDS encoding Na/Pi symporter, with amino-acid sequence MFAEISTRFIAYLAIFLFGLIVMRHGLYQLAQARLQGWLTTLTDSAWKGMLIGMIITAILQSSTAVMVMLVGLVAARMIPFTHTIGVILGANIGTTITAELITFQIDSYALWILAIGMILLLVRHRLTYSLGSLFVGLACLFLSMSGFSSLAEPVAAFPAAVNFFDWASSYSVNGMLVGAILAAIIQSSTACIAIAMGFLEDMSMSLPTAIAIMIGSNIGTCLTALLASIGTNQAAKKVAFANVWVNTLGALCFLPFIHGLANISMLLSDHPSVQLAHASVLFNVICSILLLPLVKPFTKFIEFIHRKH; translated from the coding sequence ATGTTCGCAGAAATCAGTACCCGCTTTATCGCCTATCTAGCTATTTTTTTATTTGGATTAATTGTGATGAGACACGGCCTTTACCAGCTAGCTCAAGCTAGATTACAAGGATGGCTTACCACGTTGACTGATTCTGCTTGGAAAGGGATGCTAATTGGCATGATTATTACGGCCATTCTCCAAAGTAGTACAGCCGTAATGGTGATGTTAGTTGGGCTAGTGGCAGCGAGGATGATCCCATTCACTCATACGATTGGTGTCATCTTAGGAGCGAATATCGGTACAACAATCACTGCTGAATTAATTACCTTTCAGATTGATTCATACGCCTTATGGATTCTAGCAATAGGTATGATCCTTCTTCTTGTTCGTCATAGGCTGACATATTCACTAGGCAGTTTATTCGTTGGACTTGCCTGCTTATTTTTATCAATGAGTGGTTTCTCTTCCTTAGCAGAGCCTGTCGCAGCCTTCCCCGCTGCCGTAAACTTCTTTGATTGGGCCTCATCTTACTCTGTAAACGGAATGCTTGTGGGCGCCATTTTAGCTGCAATTATTCAATCCAGTACAGCATGTATCGCCATTGCCATGGGCTTTTTAGAGGATATGAGTATGAGTCTGCCAACAGCCATTGCGATTATGATTGGTTCTAACATTGGTACTTGCTTAACTGCACTTCTTGCAAGCATCGGAACAAATCAAGCTGCTAAAAAAGTTGCTTTTGCAAACGTTTGGGTGAATACGCTTGGAGCTCTTTGCTTTCTCCCATTTATTCATGGGCTAGCAAATATTTCGATGCTGTTATCCGATCATCCTAGTGTACAGCTTGCTCATGCGAGTGTGTTGTTTAATGTCATTTGTTCGATCCTACTTTTACCTCTTGTTAAGCCATTTACGAAATTTATTGAGTTCATTCATCGCAAGCATTAA
- the rpsU gene encoding 30S ribosomal protein S21: MAETRVRKNESIDAALRRFKKSISKEGTLAEVKKRKHYEKPSVKRKKKSEAARKRKF, encoded by the coding sequence ATGGCAGAAACTCGCGTTCGCAAAAACGAATCGATTGATGCTGCACTTCGTCGCTTTAAGAAGTCTATCTCTAAAGAGGGAACGTTGGCTGAGGTTAAAAAACGTAAGCACTACGAAAAGCCTAGTGTGAAGCGTAAAAAGAAATCTGAAGCCGCTAGAAAACGTAAATTCTAA